The Cardiocondyla obscurior isolate alpha-2009 linkage group LG25, Cobs3.1, whole genome shotgun sequence genome has a segment encoding these proteins:
- the LOC139111813 gene encoding tetratricopeptide repeat protein 14 homolog isoform X1: MDSMDARLVAQALNYHGQQLQKVWEGERNENELAMLNLKDPSFEIYQQRQKTLSFGDRGKRLKLQQFLTKKADDLYDKANLEKSAEYIKQEVDDEEFYATVPALDTFVTMEKSQRVRNFLESLVIGDVIFAQVMGKSAAGLLLKVLCNCSDCPRVVNELGVKALILNTATVQAVDKKGVTRGYMANDLVCVVVSEVNVEAERVVAVMNVPAREGQAPHPPMGLIHSDDLPEAYKKAIENKGQSYEALLENSTGFNNPNNIKYLCDLIGLGQENHSNMVGLRERFPPNEYATELRQAQASKWAFRSVAEGIDHFKAGRHSEAFQCLNKALTVDPRNVEGLVARGALYANSGSFKKAIEDFETALKLNQTHANARKYMAETLVALGRSYEDEKKYEDAQKAYENCLAIAPYHEEARNSIEYIKSKTLTASLNPLDTFKNFEADNDVAENKKDKKKRKKERKSRSKKRQRWSSSSSSSSTGSSTSSSSDSSSSSSSGSSRSASRSPSRKRKHKKDHRSSLSPLSKRMAQYNNPPAATATTHDTIAPTPLVVNIREKMDDYELKVRKFLEQTKDDSDYEDKVRKFLEETARWKREKEKEKKHSESEKMKKKKKKEKKGKDKEKEDKKSRKKKKKEERKKRKNKDKLERDLEALKKSSLPDLEQLESKLSAYYAKVEKDCATLKRYVAQYNDITSPLSNAEKLAESSRREEELRRERERERDEASKAYHERESRVPMTAQQRKVFVTEIQRKPLTDIFDQESLIHPEPKLPTLDTAALNAKWKAAQAARQKDVPSQKWQDIAPESKKVQSNVFVDSDEDDDNELEERLQRAALEKSLNIRKQMQRELAEKRAIPPQPTPTPPPLPKEPPMPKQAPVKYPTPQPQNKFQSYKDPTMSVLQTTPTKFSSNNLGGKFQPIGQNSGAGHPPEPPRPPPMAKNQSQAKGPRTDSDSENERGQHRQTPKKRDSSGRGGMSKRMSRDRPAKRSRSRSRSVSSSGSSRSRSPRRSRSRSYSNRRSGSYERKYSRSPSGTYSRSRSRSRSRSYTRSRSRSRSNDRGYYRKRQFRPYNNRGTYYKPRFQNFNNPNHRGGGNNFQNRNRFYNNQHNNRFGNRRGGGFNNRGGRGGRGNRGGRFFHNKQGFRDFRDRRDFRDRRASSRDRYSDRSYSPDPMRKVDEAKEKINKMIEGGEDVEHQQGDGGSSTVPPNKRQAGPLSEGEERDDDDYERWGEGEGGDATSTKNEGVEPVDDNLDGKEYFIERMKQRSKNVLMQRAIAAKIW, translated from the exons ATGGATTCTATGGATGCGCGTCTAGTAGCACAAGCATTGAACTACCATGGTCAGCAGTTGCAGAAAGTATGGGAAGGTGAGCGCAATGAAAACGAGCTGGCCATGCTCAATCTCAAGGATCCTAGTTTTGAGATCTACCAACAACGGCAAAAAACTCTCAG CTTTGGAGATAGAGGCAAACGTCTGAAGCTTCAACAGTTTCTCACCAAGAAAGCTGATGATTTATATGATAAAGCAAATTTGGAGAAATCTGCAGAATATATTAAGCAAGAAGTGGATGAtgaag agttttATGCTACAGTGCCAGCACTTGATACTTTTGTCACCATGGAAAAGTCTCAGCGTGTTCGCAATTTTTTGGAG agtTTAGTAATTGGAGATGTGATTTTCGCGCAAGTAATGGGTAAAAGTGCTGCTGGTCTTCTTCTAAAGGTGCTTTGTAACTGCAGTGACTGTCCCAGAGTTGTTAATGAATTAGGGGTTAAG GCACTAATACTAAATACAGCCACTGTGCAAGCGGTGGACAAGAAAGGTGTTACAAGAGGCTACATGGCAAATGATCTCGTCTGCGTCGTAGTCAGTGAAGTAAACGTTGAAGCTGAACGAGTTGTTGCAGTTATGAACGTACCCGCCCGGGAAGGGCAAGCGCCACACCCACCTATGGGACTTATCCATTCCGATGATCTTCCAGAAGCCTACAA GAAAGCGATCGAGAACAAAGGCCAGAGTTATGAAGCGCTGTTGGAGAACAGTACTGGCTTCAACAATCCAAACAACATAAAATATCTCTGCGACTTAATCGGTCTTGGACAAGAGAACCATTCCAATATGGTTGGTTTGAG AGAAAGATTTCCACCAAATGAGTACGCTACAGAATTGCGACAAGCACAAGCAAGCAAGTGGGCATTCCGAAGTGTTGCTGAAGGTATCGATCATTTCAAAGCTGGTCGTCATTCCGAAGCTTTTCAGTGCCTCAACAAGGCGCTCACGGTTGATCCTCGCAATGTTGAGGGTTTGGTCGCTCGAGGAGCATT ataTGCAAATAGCGGTAGCTTTAAGAAGGCGATTGAAGACTTTGAAACAGCCTTGAAATTGAACCAAACGCATGCAAATGCTCGTAAGTATATGGCGGAAACATTGGTTGCGCTTGGACGCAGTTACGAAGATGAGAAAAAATACGAGGATGCGCAAAAAGCATATGAAAATTGTTTAGCAATTGCACCGTACCATGAAGAAGCGCGAAATTCTATCGAATATATAAAGTCTAAGACTCTAACAGCATCATTGAATCCGCTGGACACCTTTAAGAATTTCGAAGCTGATAATGACgttgcagaaaataaaaaagataaaaaaaaacgcaagaaggaaagaaaatctAGATCAAAAAAGAGACAAAGATGGAGCTCCAGTTCGAGTTCTTCATCCACTGGATCCTCGACATCTTCAAGTTCAGATTCTAGCAGCTCGTCGTCATCGGGAAGTTCACGATCAGCATCCCGTTCGCCAAGCCGTAAACGCAAACATAAGAAAGATCATCGCAGTTCACTTTCACCGCTTAGCAAACGAATGGCCCAATATAACAATCCTCCTGCCGCAACTGCCACTACTCACGATACTATCGCACCGACCCCTCTCGTAGTAAATATACGTGAAAAAATGGACGACTACGAACTCAAAGTACGCAAATTTCTTGAACAAACCAAGGATGATTCTGATTACGAAGATAAG gtaagaaaatttttagaaGAAACAGCAAgatggaaaagagaaaaagagaaggaaaagaaacaTTCTGAGAGCGaaaagatgaagaaaaagaagaagaaagaaaagaaaggaaaagataaagaaaaggaGGATAAGAAGAGtcgaaagaagaagaagaaggaagaacggaaaaaacgtaaaaacaAGGACAAACTCGAACGAGATTTAGAAGCGTTGAAAAAGTCATCTTTACCAGACTTGGAACAATTAGAGTCTAAGCTTAGTGCTTATTACGCAAAAGTTGAAAAAGACTGTGCGACGCTTAAAAG GTATGTAGCACAGTATAATGACATAACTTCCCCTCTTAGCAACGCGGAGAAGCTCGCTGAAAGTTCACGCAGAGAAGAAGAGCTGCGCagagagagggaaagggagagagatgAAGCTTCAAAGGCATATCATGAACGAGAATCCAGGGTGCCAATGACTGCGCAGCAAAGAAAAG TATTTGTTACAGAAATCCAGAGGAAGCCATTAACAGACATATTTGATCAAGAATCATTGATTCATCCCGAACCGAAACTTCCTACATTAGATACTGCTGCTTTAAATGCAAAATGGAAAGCCGCTCAAGCTGCtag aCAAAAAGATGTTCCTTCTCAAAAGTGGCAAGATATCGCTCCGGAGAGTAAAAAGGTACAATCTAATGTTTTCGTGGACAGCGATGAAGATGATGATAATGAATTGGAAGAAAGATTGCAACGTGCGGCTCttgaaaaatctttaaacatACGGAAGCAAATGCAACGCGAACTTGCTGAGAAAAGAGCAATACCACCGCAACCTACGCCTACACCACCACCGCTACCGAAAGAACCTCCAATGCCAAAGCAAGCACCTGTCAAATATCCTACGCCACAACCGCAAAATAAGTTTCAATCGTACAAGGATCCCACGATGTCCGTGTTACAAACTACCCCAACTAAGTTCAGTTCTAATAACTTGGGCGGCAAGTTTCAACCGATTGGTCAGAATAGCGGAGCTGGACATCCACCAGAACCACCGCGTCCTCCGCCGATGGCAAAGAACCAGAGTCAGGCAAAAGGTCCGAGAACTGATTCTGACAGTGAAAATGAGCGAGGCCAGCATCGACAAACCCCGAAGAAACGAGATTCGAGCGGCAGGGGCGGTATGAGTAAACGTATGAGTAGAGATCGTCCAGCAAAACGTTCTCGTAGTCGCTCACGCAGTGTTTCCAGCTCTGGATCGTCTCGATCTCGATCGCCAAGACGTAGTCGTTCGCGTTCGTATTCGAATCGGCGATCCGGCAGTTATGAGAGAAAGTACAGCAGATCTCCGTCGGGTACATACAGCAGATCGCGATCACGATCGAGATCCAGATCATACACCAGAAGTCGCAGTCGTAGTAGGTCGAACGACCGTGGTTATTATCGCAAGAGGCAATTTCGACCGTACAATAATCGTGGGACATACTACAAGCCACGCTTCCAGAATTTCAACAATCCGAATCATCGTGGCGGTGGCAACAATTTCCAAAATCGAAACCGCTTTTACAACAATCAACATAATAATCGTTTTGGCAATCGTCGCGGTGGTGGTTTTAACAATCGTGGTGGTCGTGGCGGTCGTGGTAATCGTGGTGGAAGATTTTTCCACAACAAACAAGGCTTCCGTGATTTCCGCGACAGGCGAGACTTCAGGGATCGCCGTGCTTCATCGCGTGATCGATACAGTGATCGTAGCTATTCGCCAGATCCAATGAGGAAGGTTGACGAAGCTAAAGAGAAAATCAACAAAATGATTGAAGGAGGAGAGGATGTTGAACATCAACAGGGTGATGGCGGTAGTTCAACCGTGCCACCTAATAAGAGACAAGCTGGACCTTTGAGCgaaggagaagagagagacgaTGACGACTATGAGAGgtggggagagggagaggggggCGACGCAACTAGCACCAAG AATGAAGGGGTCGAACCTGTCGATGATAACCTGGACGGCAAGGAATACTTCATTGAGCGCATGAAACAACGAAGCAAGAACGTTTTAATGCAGAGAGCCATTGCAGCTAAGATTTGGTAG
- the LOC139111813 gene encoding tetratricopeptide repeat protein 14 homolog isoform X3: MDSMDARLVAQALNYHGQQLQKVWEGERNENELAMLNLKDPSFEIYQQRQKTLSFGDRGKRLKLQQFLTKKADDLYDKANLEKSAEYIKQEVDDEEFYATVPALDTFVTMEKSQRVRNFLESLVIGDVIFAQVMGKSAAGLLLKVLCNCSDCPRVVNELGVKALILNTATVQAVDKKGVTRGYMANDLVCVVVSEVNVEAERVVAVMNVPAREGQAPHPPMGLIHSDDLPEAYKKAIENKGQSYEALLENSTGFNNPNNIKYLCDLIGLGQENHSNMVGLRERFPPNEYATELRQAQASKWAFRSVAEGIDHFKAGRHSEAFQCLNKALTVDPRNVEGLVARGALYANSGSFKKAIEDFETALKLNQTHANARKYMAETLVALGRSYEDEKKYEDAQKAYENCLAIAPYHEEARNSIEYIKSKTLTASLNPLDTFKNFEADNDVAENKKDKKKRKKERKSRSKKRQRWSSSSSSSSTGSSTSSSSDSSSSSSSGSSRSASRSPSRKRKHKKDHRSSLSPLSKRMAQYNNPPAATATTHDTIAPTPLVVNIREKMDDYELKVRKFLEQTKDDSDYEDKVRKFLEETARWKREKEKEKKHSESEKMKKKKKKEKKGKDKEKEDKKSRKKKKKEERKKRKNKDKLERDLEALKKSSLPDLEQLESKLSAYYAKVEKDCATLKSNAEKLAESSRREEELRRERERERDEASKAYHERESRVPMTAQQRKVFVTEIQRKPLTDIFDQESLIHPEPKLPTLDTAALNAKWKAAQAARQKDVPSQKWQDIAPESKKVQSNVFVDSDEDDDNELEERLQRAALEKSLNIRKQMQRELAEKRAIPPQPTPTPPPLPKEPPMPKQAPVKYPTPQPQNKFQSYKDPTMSVLQTTPTKFSSNNLGGKFQPIGQNSGAGHPPEPPRPPPMAKNQSQAKGPRTDSDSENERGQHRQTPKKRDSSGRGGMSKRMSRDRPAKRSRSRSRSVSSSGSSRSRSPRRSRSRSYSNRRSGSYERKYSRSPSGTYSRSRSRSRSRSYTRSRSRSRSNDRGYYRKRQFRPYNNRGTYYKPRFQNFNNPNHRGGGNNFQNRNRFYNNQHNNRFGNRRGGGFNNRGGRGGRGNRGGRFFHNKQGFRDFRDRRDFRDRRASSRDRYSDRSYSPDPMRKVDEAKEKINKMIEGGEDVEHQQGDGGSSTVPPNKRQAGPLSEGEERDDDDYERWGEGEGGDATSTKNEGVEPVDDNLDGKEYFIERMKQRSKNVLMQRAIAAKIW, from the exons ATGGATTCTATGGATGCGCGTCTAGTAGCACAAGCATTGAACTACCATGGTCAGCAGTTGCAGAAAGTATGGGAAGGTGAGCGCAATGAAAACGAGCTGGCCATGCTCAATCTCAAGGATCCTAGTTTTGAGATCTACCAACAACGGCAAAAAACTCTCAG CTTTGGAGATAGAGGCAAACGTCTGAAGCTTCAACAGTTTCTCACCAAGAAAGCTGATGATTTATATGATAAAGCAAATTTGGAGAAATCTGCAGAATATATTAAGCAAGAAGTGGATGAtgaag agttttATGCTACAGTGCCAGCACTTGATACTTTTGTCACCATGGAAAAGTCTCAGCGTGTTCGCAATTTTTTGGAG agtTTAGTAATTGGAGATGTGATTTTCGCGCAAGTAATGGGTAAAAGTGCTGCTGGTCTTCTTCTAAAGGTGCTTTGTAACTGCAGTGACTGTCCCAGAGTTGTTAATGAATTAGGGGTTAAG GCACTAATACTAAATACAGCCACTGTGCAAGCGGTGGACAAGAAAGGTGTTACAAGAGGCTACATGGCAAATGATCTCGTCTGCGTCGTAGTCAGTGAAGTAAACGTTGAAGCTGAACGAGTTGTTGCAGTTATGAACGTACCCGCCCGGGAAGGGCAAGCGCCACACCCACCTATGGGACTTATCCATTCCGATGATCTTCCAGAAGCCTACAA GAAAGCGATCGAGAACAAAGGCCAGAGTTATGAAGCGCTGTTGGAGAACAGTACTGGCTTCAACAATCCAAACAACATAAAATATCTCTGCGACTTAATCGGTCTTGGACAAGAGAACCATTCCAATATGGTTGGTTTGAG AGAAAGATTTCCACCAAATGAGTACGCTACAGAATTGCGACAAGCACAAGCAAGCAAGTGGGCATTCCGAAGTGTTGCTGAAGGTATCGATCATTTCAAAGCTGGTCGTCATTCCGAAGCTTTTCAGTGCCTCAACAAGGCGCTCACGGTTGATCCTCGCAATGTTGAGGGTTTGGTCGCTCGAGGAGCATT ataTGCAAATAGCGGTAGCTTTAAGAAGGCGATTGAAGACTTTGAAACAGCCTTGAAATTGAACCAAACGCATGCAAATGCTCGTAAGTATATGGCGGAAACATTGGTTGCGCTTGGACGCAGTTACGAAGATGAGAAAAAATACGAGGATGCGCAAAAAGCATATGAAAATTGTTTAGCAATTGCACCGTACCATGAAGAAGCGCGAAATTCTATCGAATATATAAAGTCTAAGACTCTAACAGCATCATTGAATCCGCTGGACACCTTTAAGAATTTCGAAGCTGATAATGACgttgcagaaaataaaaaagataaaaaaaaacgcaagaaggaaagaaaatctAGATCAAAAAAGAGACAAAGATGGAGCTCCAGTTCGAGTTCTTCATCCACTGGATCCTCGACATCTTCAAGTTCAGATTCTAGCAGCTCGTCGTCATCGGGAAGTTCACGATCAGCATCCCGTTCGCCAAGCCGTAAACGCAAACATAAGAAAGATCATCGCAGTTCACTTTCACCGCTTAGCAAACGAATGGCCCAATATAACAATCCTCCTGCCGCAACTGCCACTACTCACGATACTATCGCACCGACCCCTCTCGTAGTAAATATACGTGAAAAAATGGACGACTACGAACTCAAAGTACGCAAATTTCTTGAACAAACCAAGGATGATTCTGATTACGAAGATAAG gtaagaaaatttttagaaGAAACAGCAAgatggaaaagagaaaaagagaaggaaaagaaacaTTCTGAGAGCGaaaagatgaagaaaaagaagaagaaagaaaagaaaggaaaagataaagaaaaggaGGATAAGAAGAGtcgaaagaagaagaagaaggaagaacggaaaaaacgtaaaaacaAGGACAAACTCGAACGAGATTTAGAAGCGTTGAAAAAGTCATCTTTACCAGACTTGGAACAATTAGAGTCTAAGCTTAGTGCTTATTACGCAAAAGTTGAAAAAGACTGTGCGACGCTTAAAAG CAACGCGGAGAAGCTCGCTGAAAGTTCACGCAGAGAAGAAGAGCTGCGCagagagagggaaagggagagagatgAAGCTTCAAAGGCATATCATGAACGAGAATCCAGGGTGCCAATGACTGCGCAGCAAAGAAAAG TATTTGTTACAGAAATCCAGAGGAAGCCATTAACAGACATATTTGATCAAGAATCATTGATTCATCCCGAACCGAAACTTCCTACATTAGATACTGCTGCTTTAAATGCAAAATGGAAAGCCGCTCAAGCTGCtag aCAAAAAGATGTTCCTTCTCAAAAGTGGCAAGATATCGCTCCGGAGAGTAAAAAGGTACAATCTAATGTTTTCGTGGACAGCGATGAAGATGATGATAATGAATTGGAAGAAAGATTGCAACGTGCGGCTCttgaaaaatctttaaacatACGGAAGCAAATGCAACGCGAACTTGCTGAGAAAAGAGCAATACCACCGCAACCTACGCCTACACCACCACCGCTACCGAAAGAACCTCCAATGCCAAAGCAAGCACCTGTCAAATATCCTACGCCACAACCGCAAAATAAGTTTCAATCGTACAAGGATCCCACGATGTCCGTGTTACAAACTACCCCAACTAAGTTCAGTTCTAATAACTTGGGCGGCAAGTTTCAACCGATTGGTCAGAATAGCGGAGCTGGACATCCACCAGAACCACCGCGTCCTCCGCCGATGGCAAAGAACCAGAGTCAGGCAAAAGGTCCGAGAACTGATTCTGACAGTGAAAATGAGCGAGGCCAGCATCGACAAACCCCGAAGAAACGAGATTCGAGCGGCAGGGGCGGTATGAGTAAACGTATGAGTAGAGATCGTCCAGCAAAACGTTCTCGTAGTCGCTCACGCAGTGTTTCCAGCTCTGGATCGTCTCGATCTCGATCGCCAAGACGTAGTCGTTCGCGTTCGTATTCGAATCGGCGATCCGGCAGTTATGAGAGAAAGTACAGCAGATCTCCGTCGGGTACATACAGCAGATCGCGATCACGATCGAGATCCAGATCATACACCAGAAGTCGCAGTCGTAGTAGGTCGAACGACCGTGGTTATTATCGCAAGAGGCAATTTCGACCGTACAATAATCGTGGGACATACTACAAGCCACGCTTCCAGAATTTCAACAATCCGAATCATCGTGGCGGTGGCAACAATTTCCAAAATCGAAACCGCTTTTACAACAATCAACATAATAATCGTTTTGGCAATCGTCGCGGTGGTGGTTTTAACAATCGTGGTGGTCGTGGCGGTCGTGGTAATCGTGGTGGAAGATTTTTCCACAACAAACAAGGCTTCCGTGATTTCCGCGACAGGCGAGACTTCAGGGATCGCCGTGCTTCATCGCGTGATCGATACAGTGATCGTAGCTATTCGCCAGATCCAATGAGGAAGGTTGACGAAGCTAAAGAGAAAATCAACAAAATGATTGAAGGAGGAGAGGATGTTGAACATCAACAGGGTGATGGCGGTAGTTCAACCGTGCCACCTAATAAGAGACAAGCTGGACCTTTGAGCgaaggagaagagagagacgaTGACGACTATGAGAGgtggggagagggagaggggggCGACGCAACTAGCACCAAG AATGAAGGGGTCGAACCTGTCGATGATAACCTGGACGGCAAGGAATACTTCATTGAGCGCATGAAACAACGAAGCAAGAACGTTTTAATGCAGAGAGCCATTGCAGCTAAGATTTGGTAG